The window ttaggATATCTGATGTAACAGTTAAATAACGATTGGCCAGCTTGTTCAATTTTTCGTCAATTAAATGTAATCTTACTTGAAACATTATATTTTACTAGTATTTCATACTAACATAATAAACATGTACTTCCTAAAAACAGGGTAAATTAGAACTTTATGGCAAAGTAAATAGCAACAAATAGCAGATCCTAAGATTAAATCTTGATATTTGAAATGGAGAATAAAGAAAGggataaaaagaaaaactttCCTTTACAACCTGAAAAACTGAAACCAAGAAACATGCTTAGACTAGCAGTCAGGTCAGGAGTTGCAGGTGACATTCTAATTGTCTTTGCATGAAAAATCACGTgcaccctttttttttttacttaattaacATCATCACCCTCTTAATTTCATTAATTAACAATCTAATTATGTAAACCAAATTACAACCACattaattaatttacaaattacaaCCACAATCCTTTCCAACCAAAAAGGTTACAATTTTAAGCCCTGTACAATATACAATTTTTAAAAGAAAACTGACCTATAAATCCTTATTAGGATTgcctttccttttttttttttgaagaaaaaggaTTGCCTTTCCTAATTCCCACACAAGAAAATCCCTAAGTATTCatgaaaattaatttcattttaatgAAAACTTGAACACAAAATATGAAAATTACTTGGATTTTAAGCAATTTAATGTTCATTTAgcattttaaaaagaaaatcagCTAATTGGTATGGATTACCCGTGATCGATCAAGTTAATCAGAAAGAATTTAAACATTCGATTGATCGCCCGAAAACCGTCAGAAAACTCTATACATAGCTACTGGTGAAAAATACATTTCCCAATAAAGAGATATCTTCAATCTTGGTCTGCAACTGCAATTAGAGTGACAGCCTTACTCGATACTTGATAACTGTCCTGGTAATTCTGTCACTCTACGAAattgtaatttttcttttttctatggAACgcactaaaaaatatataaactaaACACTCTTAAATCATCAGAAAGCACTTCAAACCATGAGTGGTGCACCCTCGAAAACTGTCACCTGAACCAAACGGGTCCTAATGGTTGATGGATCACCTCAAACCATGAGTTGTGTATCCGTTGAAAACTGTCAGCTGAACTAAACagacagctgaaccaaacagaccctaatTGTTGACGGATCATCTCTTCCAGCTTCGACTTCTTGAAAATGGATCTGTGATTCCTCCACCAACATTAACCCATGTTTCTTTTGCAATTTCTGATGAAATTTTGTAAAAATCAGTGTCATATTTCATCATCACAAACTTCTCTAGATCTTTATTCTTGCTATTTTTTGTTTCTTCCTCCATTAATGCTCTTAAATTCCTCcctcctttcttctcttctataattttctcttcttcttcctccgctgcttcttcttcttttttctcttcTAACCAGCTCTTCGCCGGAGCAGAACGACACCGCATAAGCAACAAAGCATTCGGCGGAGGAACAGAAGGCGGCGGCGCAGACTTCTCTTTCTCTCCGACGTCGTTTTCATTTTCTTCCAAAACCATATACCATTTCGAAAATACAGCTCTTGAATCCTCATCATTCCCGTCTCCGACGTCGTTTTTACTTTCTTCCACTTCTATTTCCTCCTCCAATTCATCCTCCTCGTCGGAAGTAATATCCGCCTGAGGAATCGACCCGAAGCATCGGAAATCGAATCTGATGTTCCTCAAACACGTCAAAAATTGCATTACCTCTTTCTTCAATCCAAACGAATCAACCCAAGatgacttcttcttcttatttttcCGGTGAATTCTTTCAATCTCTTCCATCACCGATTGCCAGCTCTTGCAAGCAGCTCCGCCTCCCTTGTGCCGGACTTTGATCTGTCCGGCACATGTAACCTTCGGCGATGTTGGTTCTGCATTCTCCGATCCCCCTGTCAATTGCTTGTTTTTGGCCCATAGAAGAGGACTAGCCACCAGCCCTCCGCCGCCGCTACTAGCACTTCTAGTTCTAGATTTCATTAATCGGCGGTGGCGTTTGCTGCCGCCGGAGTCAATTGCTCTCGCTGGACTACAAATCGGCTTCGGCATTAAGGCTAAATGGGCTCTAGACGGAAAACATACTAATAAATCCGTTGACGGAGCTTTCTTAACAAGATTTTCCCTTCCTTTCATGGTGGAATCTGGATTGTGTTGATGAACAAGTAGGAAAGTGTAAATTAGAGAGTTGGGGTTTTGAAGGTATAGTTTTAGAATTTAAAAAGAAAGTTGGGGAAGAGATTATTATTAATTGACAGCTTTCATTTGCTTTATTTCTAGCTTTTTCTACTACTCATGCTTCTTTACCATCTGCTTTTTTAGgataagttataaatttagCATTAGTTAAGGATGAAAATGAATATTTTCAAATATaagtttatatattaatttagtcTCAAAGTTAGCAAAACTTGATAAATTaatctaaatttaataaatttttacgtATTTAAAAAAACTGATTGTTTTTGGAcgaatttgtaattttttctaaCTTCAGGATTGCATTgttatttaaattttgattGAGCTAAACTAATTATGAATCCATTTGATTTACATGTTGTTTATTGTAACgatttgctgttggaaaaagttgtttaaaaaaaaaacataaattctttgcttttataaaaaaattacttttcatgttTAAAATGCAAATATGAGTTCTCTAACTAAATGTCTAAAACTCAAAAAATAGGtatttcatgtttttataaaatgctacttttcaggtataaaaggcaaacataacctcactaaccaaacacttaaaactcttcattttgaagtgaaaagacaaataaGAGAATGAAAATAAGCAACCAAACGTCCACtttcttttaaagtgaaaaaacaAACATGAAGATAAAAGAGAGTAAACAAACATCCTCTATGTGTGCAAACTTCAAGGGTCATTTAGACCCTTAATTCAATTTATCACTATATTGTCATTAAAGAAGATGAGATTTAGTCTTTACATACGTACAATATGCAATTTCAAATTTGATTAATGGTCAAAATATAAAGTTGCGCGTGAAAaaacttatattttattaatgagGTTTAAAGTTGGGGTCTCATAAACTTTATGTTTAAGATTGTACCGCTATGTATCTGAAAGCTAAATAGCATCTTTTCTGTGGGCTAAATTTGTAATTTAGACTTAGTTATTAAAACACTTGTTATAGCTTTATGAAGAAATGGGGTCACAAGAAGAGGACCTTTGCTTTACATCAAacaagaaataaaagaaatataaaaaatagggtaaagatGAGTAGGAAAGTAGAAAAAGGGCACGAGCCTTGTTTCATGATCTAATCATACACTCAACTTGTGGCTACCAAATGAGGGGACCTCTCTAATTTCTTGTTATTAGTTATTACTACTATTCAACTTATAGCAAATCCATCCACCTTCATTTGTGCCTCCATTCTCATATATATgcttagggctgtaaatgaacagagccgctcatgagcagctcggtgatcggctcgataaaagctcggttcgactcggttcggttcgatttgtaaacgagccgctcgtgaacacgatttactggctcggttcgtaaacgagccaagcttgagcaggccaaagctcggctcgaaagctcgcgagcagactCGATTAGAACGTTTATGaacaattttagttttgtagaaaactatatagttttgtattagttcacaaatatctaaacttaatattatttcatttgttatTAGACGAGtttgttcacaaacataataaatgagtaatagacgaattATTtttaagcatcttgtttatttattcacgaactttacttgtgagcttgtttatgtacacaattaaagagttatttgtgagtaaacttcacaaatataattaacaatttactcacaaacaattcatggttaaaTAATTTTCTTAACGAACCAAGTctaaaagaggattttgggctcgaaacaagctcgaagctcggcttaagctcgttgagcaagccaaagctcgacccgggctcggctcgttaattttatagcaagctcggctcgggctcgagctcgttaattttatagcgagcaaAGCTTGAataggccaaagctcggctcggctcggctcgattacagtcCTATATATGCTACCATAAGAGGTAAACTAATTTAATGTATGAGAGAGTGTGATTAATGTTCATTTTATTTGTTCTTTCTTTTGTGATTAATTGCTTCAacattgattaattatttttggcttaataggcacccaaccccctaaatttgtaactttttttcatctgccccccctcaatttaggggacaacctctcaaccccatcaactctccaaaaacatcacatacaaccccttacacccctatgttcggtcaaaatattgacctgTGTAGAAAAcacgcttgactgttgaccacaccaatgtcacgtgtcactttttttattaaatttttccaagtgatttcACCTCGACGACCACTACCGCCAACCTCAACACCTCGATAAGGCTGCGACGACAAACAACGACAACACCTCGCATATAAtaatcacttggaaaaatttaataaaaaaaatgacacgtggcattggtgtaGTCAatagtcaagcgcgttttcgacacgggtcaatattttaaCCGAATATAAaggtgtaaggggctgtatgtgatatttttggaaagttgagggggttgaaaggttgtcccctaagttgagggggccatgtgaaaaaaagttacaaatttagAGGATTAAGTGTCTATTAAGCCATTATTTTTAGGTGAGTTTTGTCGCAATTAAAATTTTAGGCATTTTGTGAATCAAATTTGGGACTTTGTCCATTTGGGttctttttaattgttttaCTCTAAATGATAAATTTAGAGTATAGAGATAAGATTGAAAATAGCTATTAATAGTTATTTTGAGCGGTGGAATCAGAATTTCAAATGAGTCGCAACTTAACTTAATGCAACAATGTCAattcattttaaaaatataatattaaacattatttttaaaCTCTAATTCTACTTATCAATAGTTTACATTTTACTTAAGTTATGGAAAATTTATACATGACCGATTATGCGATACAAAAAGTACAAGTAATTATAATGTTTGAATTTAGTTTACTAGGTAATTGGAATAGAGTTGATCTGCTAAATCGAAAATGCCACGAAATGATACCAATTGATACGAGAGGATCTGAGGGATATTTCTATGTTGCCTGGAGGGATCATTCTCATGCTTGAGATAAGATAAAAAGATGATCAGAGCGACGTCGTCAACAGACGACCCACTCTAATGCTTAAGCTAGCAGAGCTTTAGACAGACTATCAAGCAATTAGGAATAATTACAATAGAGTGTGAATATACCTTGATTATGGTGTTATGTTGTTTGTATCTATAGGATGCCTAATAGTAAATCTGACAGTTTAGTGTTCTCCCTAGATTTCTCGAAAGATAACTAGATGATAGACATATTTTAGGCAGTTTGCATTATAACTAATTTGGGATTCTTTAATCCTCATCGAAATTGGCAGGTTTTAAACCGAGACGGATTCGAATGTACTCTCATTAGTCCACGTGTTTGTGGAGGACCGATATTCCTGTTTAGTTCAATGTGCTAGCTCTCATTGATTTAGAAGTCCATGTTAGTCTAAGAAGATGACACAtgtatattaatattatttgtaTGATGTCACCAATATTTAAAATTAGGCTTAACCCATTATTTTCCCCTGAGCTTatccaaaaaggttgattggcctcctgaattttcaaagtgtcccaATAGCCCCTTCAACTTGCAttaaatgttcagttagccccctgaacttgcgcaaaatgtaatcaattgatcactcggttgcaaaaaaaaagtaagttaaatgcggaaaatgtatgcacgtgtcttaaaaaaaagtaaaacaaccaagATCAGGTATACAATTTTAATATTAgcgaagacaagttttatagttgaacaagtgataacttcatttttaatctatttttgaattatgtaataacattctaagatgcatgaaatacatattccacatttaatttacatttttacaaccgagtgatcaattaatTGCATGTTatgcaagtttaaggagctaactaaacattttatgcacGTTGAGGGGCTattgagacactttgaaagttcaagaagccaatcaaactttttggacaagttcaagggacaaatgatatattaagccttaaaaTTATTATGATATTCTCTTATGTGTTTATATATCTGCTCAATTAATAAAGTAATAAAAACTACAGTTATTACAAACAGGACTCGAACTTTTCATACGCTTATATGTGACTTGTAAGCACATTATATGAACCAAACATGATATACTAGCAGACATTTGGATGGTCATGATTAACCTGCTAATAAAAAATTgacttaaaatatttataagtaTTACTATATCCTTCGACATTTTTAAATGTCATCATTAACATAGATACATAGTAGAATTACATGTTATCCGAAACACAATAAGAAATTACTAATATGATTAGTTTGACACAATTATGGCATAAAACGTTTTGAATTGAGTGAGGTTGACTCATTTGATACTAACTAGTAATTGATATGACATGAACACGACACTAACCTAATAATTAGTAATCCTACAAAATAAACATAATCTCTACCATCAATTGATTCAAGATTGATATTATTGAAGGACTCttcttctaattaatattttacGTGTACATTAGTAACCAAATTTTAAGCTTAACTTAGGCaattaaaaatcatttttacttccataaaaaaaaaaaatcatttttactCAATTCAATCTTATAGTTATTAGTTAATTATATGTATTTTAGATATAAACAATGTCATTTATGAGGTGAGTTCTACAGTAAGAAAACGACTATTATATCATCCTTATTTAAGTTCGATTTTCACTGTCGTTATTGAAATTCATATAGGTGAAGCAATATGTAAACCCTCCAGTAAATCCTTCCGCGACACTGGAGTTACCCatcccctaaacttttttgtaacaaacaaaagagagaatgttaagttatagaaaaaaaaaaaaagagaaaagaaaaggggTACAACCGAAAGTTAGGTTAAGAATGTGAAAATTGTGATATATAGCAAATAAAGTGAGAAATGGCATAATGAAGGCACTTGATTAATAACATGTAgggggttaaatgcaccattggtcactgaacttacataattgtctcaaaatggtcattcaactttaatttatctcaataaaatcactcaactttgagttttgtctcaattaggccaCTCAGTCGATTTTAGTGATTAAAAATCATTGGAATGATGACATATATGACACATCTgcatgagtcaactcaaatatcTGACCGGaacgacacatgacatccacgtATGCGCTACATGACTATCATATatcgattatttttatgaaaaaaaaacaaaaattagttttttttttcataaaaatagcCGACACGTGGATCTCATGTGTCATTTTGGTCGGAGATCTGAGTTGACTCATGCTGACATGTCACCTACGTCATCATTTCGATgctttttaatcactgaaatcgtcAAAGTTACCTAATTGAGAGAaaattcaaagttgagtgattttattaagacaaattAAAGTTAAGTGACCATCTTGAAACAACCATATAAGTCCggtgaccaatggtgcatttaatcTTAACATGTAGATAGGTAGGGGAAGGAGATTGGCCCCTTCTAACCACTCCACATCTTGTGCTaaccttctttcttttttttgccttttctttttttattctttGAATTGTGACCTTCCATGAAATAGAAGTATCAATTCCATTATTATTTAGTCTTCTATCTAAACTATGATTTGTTGTTATCATTATTTATCATCATATGGAATGAATGAATGGAGATACTTATATTGTGGGGACTTTCTTTTTGGAAACTACCATTTGGAACCCTTCATTTTCTAATTTTATACATTCAGACCTTAATCAGTTGATATTAGAAAAATTAGTTGTGAAAATTAAACTCGGTTATAAgtgtgttatttattttatttgcttttgAAATTGCATATTTAATAATTGGCGATCcgctttttatttttgatgtatgcgactataaaaataatgtaaaatTTCGTCTAAAATTGTAGACTCGTATGAAATTGTCATGAGCTTATAATCGTGTGTGATGtcaataattaattaccttgcTTAATATAAATTTAGTTTGTTAAAATTGAAAGATTATATTAATTAAGTTTGTCAAAATTGAAAGATTACatacttaattaataaaaattcaaaagatTAGGGCCTAAGGATAGTTTTTTTCAACTTTATATTCTAGCTAAGCTTGAAATCACTTTTCAACTATAATAATTAAAGTGTTAAGAAATTTCGGCCTAATTGACTCCAAATGAGATTGATTAAGCTAATGAGATTTCATCAAATGATAGTTTATTCTATTTTATACGACAACAATAACAAAGCTTTAGTTCCGAAATGATTTGgtgtcggctaacatgaaccatcatataaaaccatgAAATTAAATCATGTCAGCGACACACATTCTCTCTCTCCaatctgtcctatccactaccatgtTTTCTTCAATCCCTAATAAACttatatcactctcgatcaccctcctccaagtttgcttaggtcttaccctacccctcaccactacatccctttacCAGTCTTCCGTCcttctaaccggcgcatcacgcgctcttcgtcttacatggccaaaccaccttagtcggttttccctcattttattctcaatagatgtaaccccctacttttgtcctaattatttcattactcatccgatcctttctcgtatgaccacacatccatctcaatatacgcatctccgccaccgatatcttatgaatgtgacattgtttcactgcccaacactccataccatataacaatgccgGTTGATTGCCGTGCAGTAGAATTTTCCTTTcgatctattaggcatgccagggtcacaaaggaaacctgtagcactcttccacttcgcccgaccagatttaatcctatgagcaacatctccatctacttctccatccgtttggataataggaagcaatccgaggcctgaacaactctcccatctagggtgattgtccttgcctccctactcctatcatcgctaaacttacactccaaatattctgttttgcttcggctcaacttaaagcctctaggttctaaagtttgtctccatagttccaacttcctctccacgtcttctttcgtctcatcaaccaacacaatatcaactgcaaacaacatgcactatggtataccatcttggaGTGAACTcattagttcatccataacgatggcaagaAGAAATGGGCTTAATGCAAAACCTTGATGCATTCCAAttgtaataggaaactcttcaacCTTGAGTTAGtttattctattttatatttaataaaaataattatatacgaTTAGTGAGAATTTATGATATATGTTGGtgtatattaatatgaagttgACATTTAATTATCAGCttgaacttttagttcaattggttccatgatatGGTATTATGTCTAGATCATATCTAGATTGACTAAGTGATTTAAGGTTCGATTCTTGATAATTTTATATGTTGATTTAATTTCAGGACATGgtaatagggtaaattacacccatggccattgaactttatccattttcacattatggccactgaactttatttcTTCCCGATATGGTCATtggactttacactttttaacaccggtgatcacttaacgtctcaaaatGACCCATGATggctaaaaaaaaaatccaaagcgttaatgatattctaagaaactttaattcttgaaaattttcgttttggggtcatttgggtgttgtttggttaggagagagaaaatgaatttttagagagagaaagctccaaaaatgtgattttcgaaaataaaaaatgtggtttcatggaacaactttaattcttgaatattttcattttgaggtcgttaacgatcgttaacggtcattttaagaaattagttaaaattgagtggccaccggtgttaaagagtgtaaagttcagtggccataccgggaagaaatgaagttcagtggccataatgtgaaaatgggtaaagttcaatggccatgggtgtaatttaccccatggTAATATGAACATATGTTGTGCATGCTTCAAGACCAATGTGCATTCACATGTGGAGGTGTGTTGCATATTAATATGATCGTGGatttgaactaaaagttcaAGCTCATAGTTAGAGGttcacttcatattaatatctgacgtGGTGCACCATGTCATTCGTATATCAGATCAATAATTTAATATCATGTTATATATTTTAGAGTTTAGATTTTATAAATTAGtatctaaaatttatttttagggtctggagtttatattttaggatctaaacaattaaaaaaacataaattaattaatcatacaattaatattttattagctGAAATGTaatgaaatattaaattattggcCGATATACAAATAATGTGTTACACCAGATATATAATAAAACCTTTCATGATTAGGCTCATGAAAGTCATACTTCTTGTACCACTTCCTAGGTGATTGTTTAAACTGATAGAGAATCTTTTGCGATTTGCAAATTATGTGTTCTTTTCCCTTCACTTCAAATCCTTCTAATTGCtctatgtatatttttttccttCAAGTCAATGTCATCGTGAAGGAATATTGTTTTTACATCTAGTTGTTTAATAAGTTCAAGATCTAAACCAGTTGTCAGCTTGGAATTTACTAGAACAGAGTTCATTTTAACCATTAAAGAAAAGATATCATCGAAATGAATACCTTTATTCTGTTAAAAAGCTTCACTATTAGACGAGTCTTGTACTTCACCAGTTTTTTTGTTTCCATCTTGTTTGAGCTTTAAAATCCATttgttttttaaataattttattatggGGATTCTTAAATGCAATTAAAGTGATTTTGTGGAATAAAATTACATGACCGCAAGAAATAAGCACGTGGTAATAGGTATAAAATTCATATCATTCATCTTGGTGGAGAGACAATTTGATGCATATGATATTAAAAAGACACAAACGTTGACCTTCTCTATCGCCACACACACGAGAATAATTCGCCCAATCACTGAATGCTATAACGACCGATGAACGATGGATGGCAACTTCTCCCAAGGTTCGGACGAGACACAATAGGGTAGACAgagattttcttttctttctcaatATATAACTCTATGAGATTAATGTTTTACGCTTGCATTAAATGACTAGTTTCATTCAACCACGGGGTTGTGGTAGAGTGGTAAAGACTCCTCATCCCTTAACCAAAAGTTTAGGTTCGATCCTCGTCTTTGGGAATGGAAAGAATTTTCGTGGCCAACAGTCCCACCTATAGAGGTGCAAACCATCTGCGAAAGT of the Euphorbia lathyris chromosome 7, ddEupLath1.1, whole genome shotgun sequence genome contains:
- the LOC136201155 gene encoding uncharacterized protein, which gives rise to MKGRENLVKKAPSTDLLVCFPSRAHLALMPKPICSPARAIDSGGSKRHRRLMKSRTRSASSGGGGLVASPLLWAKNKQLTGGSENAEPTSPKVTCAGQIKVRHKGGGAACKSWQSVMEEIERIHRKNKKKKSSWVDSFGLKKEVMQFLTCLRNIRFDFRCFGSIPQADITSDEEDELEEEIEVEESKNDVGDGNDEDSRAVFSKWYMVLEENENDVGEKEKSAPPPSVPPPNALLLMRCRSAPAKSWLEEKKEEEAAEEEEEKIIEEKKGGRNLRALMEEETKNSKNKDLEKFVMMKYDTDFYKISSEIAKETWVNVGGGITDPFSRSRSWKR